A genomic region of Phocoena sinus isolate mPhoSin1 chromosome 18, mPhoSin1.pri, whole genome shotgun sequence contains the following coding sequences:
- the LPAR6 gene encoding lysophosphatidic acid receptor 6, translating into MVSNNSSHCIYDDSFKYTLYGCMFSMVFVLGLISNCVAIYIFICALKVRNETTTYMINLAMSDLLFVFTLPFRIFYFATRNWPFGDLLCKISVMLFYTNMYGSILFLTCISADRFLAIVYPFKSKTLRTKRNAKIVCIAVWLTVMGGSAPAVFFQSTHSQGNNTSEACFENFPEATWKTYLSRIVIFIEIVGFFIPLILNVTCSSMVLRTLNKPLTLSRSKINKTKVLRMIFVHLVIFCFCFVPYNINLILYSLMRTQTFVNCSAATAVRTMYPITLCIAVLNCCFDPIVYYFTSDTIQNSIKMKNWSTRRSDFRFSEVQGTENFIQHNLQTLKNKTFDNESTI; encoded by the coding sequence ATGGTAAGCAATAACAGCTCCCACTGCATCTATGATGATTCCTTTAAGTACACTTTGTACGGGTGCATGTTTAGCATGGTGTTTGTGCTTGGGTTAATATCCAACTGTGTTGCCATATACATTTTCATCTGCGCTCTCAAAGTGCGAAATGAAACAACAACATATATGATTAACTTGGCAATGTCAGACTTGCTTTTCGTTTTTACTTTACCCTTCAGGATATTTTACTTTGCAACACGGAATTGGCCATTTGGAGATTTACTTTGTAAAATTTCAGTGATGCTGTTTTATACCAACATGTACGGAAGCATTCTGTTCTTAACCTGTATTAGTGCCGACCGATTTCTGGCAATCGTCTACCCATTTAAGTCAAAGACTCTAAGAACCAAACGAAATGCAAAAATCGTTTGCATTGCTGTATGGTTAACTGTGATGGGAGGAAGTGCACCAGCAGTTTTTTTTCAGTCTACCCACTCTCAGGGTAACAATACCTCAGAAGCCTGCTTTGAAAATTTCCCAGAGGCCACATGGAAAACATATCTCTCAAGGATTGTAATTTTCATCGAAATAGTGGGATTTTTTATTCCTCTAATTTTAAACGTAACTTGTTCTAGTATGGTGCTAAGAACTTTAAATAAACCTCTTACATTAAgtagaagcaaaataaacaaaactaaggttttaagaatgatttttgtacatttggtcatattctgtttctgtttcgtgcCTTACAACATCAaccttattttatattctcttatGAGAACACAGACGTTTGTTAATTGCTCAGCGGCAACAGCGGTAAGGACCATGTACCCAATCACTCTTTGCATTGCTGTTTTAAACTGTTGCTTTGACCCTATAGTTTACTACTTCACGTCAGACACGATTCagaattcaataaaaatgaaaaactggtCTACCAGGAGAAGCGACTTCAGATTCTCTGAAGTTCAAGGCACAGAGAACTTTATTCAACATAACCTACAGAccttaaaaaataagacatttgaCAACGAATCTACAATATAA